From Vitis vinifera cultivar Pinot Noir 40024 chromosome 14, ASM3070453v1, a single genomic window includes:
- the LOC100243526 gene encoding perakine reductase: MAEEQRVEVQIPRVKLGNQGLEVSKLGFGCMGLSGVYNNPVPDDVGIAIIKHAFSKGITFFDTADGYGPFTNEVLIGKALKELPREKIQLATKFGIVGFDPATGMTVNGTPKYVRSCCEASLKRLDVEYIDLYYQHRVDKSVPIEETMEELKKLVAEGKIKYIGLSEPSPDTIRRAHAVHPITALQMEWSLWTRDIEEEIVPLCRELGIGIVPYSPLGRGFFGGKVVDENAPANTFLRLNPRFQGENFEKNKNIYTKMEMLAEKHRCTPAQLALAWVLHQGDDVAPIPGTTKIKNLDDNISSLRLNLTKEDLEEISDAAPLTEVAGARAPDVLISSSWRFADTPARV; this comes from the exons ATGGCTGAGGAGCAGAGGGTTGAGGTCCAAATTCCAAGAGTGAAACTGGGAAATCAGGGATTGGAG GTCTCGAAGCTGGGATTTGGTTGTATGGGACTGTCTGGAGTCTACAACAATCCTGTCCCTGATGATGTTGGCATTGCAATTATCAAGCATGCATTCAGTAAAGGAATCACGTTCTTTGATACAGCAGATGGTTATGGACCCTTTACTAATGAAGTCTTGATCGGGAAG GCGTTAAAGGAGTTGCCTAGAGAAAAGATCCAGTTAGCCACCAAATTTGGTATTGTTGGTTTTGACCCTGCCACTGGCATGACAGTGAATGGTACACCTAAGTATGTCCGCTCCTGTTGTGAAGCTAGCCTGAAACGTCTTGATGTGGAATACATTGATCTCTATTATCAACACCGGGTTGACAAGTCAGTACCAATAGAGGAAACT ATGGAGGAGCTTAAGAAGTTGGTTGCAGAAGGAAAAATTAAGTACATTGGGTTATCTGAACCTAGCCCAGACACAATAAGGAGGGCTCATGCAGTTCATCCCATTACTGCCTTGCAAATGGAGTGGTCCCTCTGGACCCGCGATATTGAGGAAGAAATAGTCCCTCTTTGCAG AGAACTTGGAATTGGGATAGTTCCATACAGTCCTCTTGGACGTGGGTTTTTTGGTGGCAAGGTTGTTGATGAAAATGCGCCTGCAAACACTTTCCTG AGATTAAATCCTAGGTTTCAAGGTGAGAACTTTGAAAAGAACAAGAACATATACACTAAAATGGAGATGTTGGCTGAAAAGCACAGATGCACCCCTGCACAGCTTGCACTAGCTTGGGTTCTTCATCAAGGGGATGATGTGGCACCTATCCCTG GGACCACTAAGATTAAAAATCTTGATGATAATATCAGTTCTTTGAGATTGAATCTCACAAAGGAAGATTTAGAAGAGATATCTGATGCAGCACCACTGACTGAGGTGGCAGGAGCTAGAGCACCTGACGTTTTGATTAGCAGCTCATGGCGGTTTGCAGATACACCAGCAAGGGtatga